One part of the Treponema peruense genome encodes these proteins:
- the murJ gene encoding murein biosynthesis integral membrane protein MurJ, with protein MKNGKSSSLLAKGLSLSVLTLFSRILGLVREMTKARFLGTSAYSDAFGIAFMIPNLFRRLFAENSISVAFIPTFRGYIEDCSTEDAKKTAQDFVSATFTLVTFLTVAFVSVGMIFAPAILRIFYGTEDASSMSEAIVLTRIMFPYLVVISIAAFFQGILNGMKIFSPSGFTPILFNSIVIAATYILAPHTANPARAMAIGVITGGAVQALFQLPFVLKNNWKVTFASLPKAFSNPGTRKVIALVGPTIIGMAGYQINDIVSSALATRAGEGVVSSLQYSLRLQELILGICAVTIGTVILPDLTGFAKRAEWNKFNSMLTQAVKIMALIAIPITFYSLIMGRDIITLVFAGGKFDENSITMTMGVFSFHIAGLFFIAVNRIVSPAFYAQQDTKSPTIAGLINFAVNVILAAVLTGPMGGRGIALALTVASLVNTVMLFVFLKRSPSVDVAGVVKSTLLYSIKIAVLSAVSSVPILLLRSPLQTLCAGKGRIISNGIPVVVTAIVFAAVGIALMALTKDSILGLLVAKIRNKTKAANVNGSKNEN; from the coding sequence ATGAAAAACGGTAAAAGTTCATCCCTTCTTGCAAAGGGTCTGTCGCTGTCGGTACTGACACTATTTTCAAGAATACTGGGTCTTGTGCGTGAAATGACAAAGGCACGCTTTCTTGGAACTTCAGCATATTCGGATGCATTCGGAATAGCATTCATGATTCCAAACCTGTTCAGAAGGCTTTTTGCAGAAAATTCAATTTCGGTTGCATTTATTCCGACTTTCAGAGGCTATATAGAAGACTGTTCCACAGAAGATGCAAAAAAAACGGCACAGGACTTTGTAAGCGCAACATTTACACTGGTAACATTTTTAACGGTTGCCTTTGTTTCTGTGGGAATGATTTTTGCTCCGGCAATACTGCGTATTTTTTACGGAACAGAAGATGCCTCTTCAATGTCAGAAGCAATTGTTCTTACAAGAATAATGTTCCCTTACCTGGTTGTAATTTCAATAGCGGCATTTTTCCAGGGAATTCTCAACGGAATGAAAATATTTTCGCCTTCAGGATTTACGCCAATTCTTTTCAATTCAATAGTAATTGCAGCGACATACATTCTTGCCCCGCACACGGCAAACCCTGCACGCGCAATGGCAATCGGTGTAATAACAGGAGGTGCTGTTCAGGCTTTGTTCCAGCTTCCGTTTGTTTTGAAGAATAACTGGAAGGTAACATTTGCTTCACTTCCAAAAGCATTTTCTAACCCCGGAACAAGAAAAGTAATTGCCCTTGTAGGACCTACAATTATAGGAATGGCCGGCTACCAGATAAACGACATTGTATCTTCTGCACTGGCAACGCGCGCAGGAGAAGGTGTTGTTTCAAGCCTTCAGTATTCGCTTCGTCTTCAGGAACTAATACTCGGAATATGCGCAGTAACTATAGGAACAGTTATTCTTCCAGACCTTACAGGATTTGCAAAACGCGCTGAATGGAACAAATTCAATTCCATGCTTACACAGGCTGTTAAAATTATGGCACTTATTGCAATTCCGATTACATTCTATTCGCTCATAATGGGACGCGACATAATTACACTTGTTTTTGCAGGTGGAAAATTCGATGAAAATTCAATTACGATGACAATGGGTGTATTTTCGTTCCACATTGCGGGACTTTTCTTTATTGCAGTAAACAGAATTGTATCGCCGGCATTCTACGCACAGCAGGATACAAAGAGCCCGACCATTGCAGGACTCATAAATTTTGCCGTTAACGTAATACTTGCGGCAGTTCTTACAGGTCCCATGGGCGGAAGGGGAATTGCGCTTGCACTTACAGTGGCAAGTCTTGTAAACACCGTCATGCTGTTTGTTTTCCTTAAGCGCAGTCCTTCTGTAGATGTAGCGGGAGTCGTAAAGTCAACACTTTTGTACAGCATAAAAATTGCAGTTCTTTCGGCTGTGTCGTCTGTTCCGATACTTTTACTGCGTTCGCCCTTACAGACACTGTGTGCCGGAAAGGGAAGAATTATTTCAAACGGAATTCCTGTTGTGGTTACGGCAATTGTTTTTGCTGCTGTCGGAATTGCACTCATGGCTTTGACAAAAGATTCCATTCTTGGTTTGCTTGTTGCAAAGATAAGAAATAAGACAAAAGCAGCAAATGTTAATGGAAGTAAAAATGAAAACTAA
- a CDS encoding fibronectin type III domain-containing protein has product MRVNNSIKYVSVIIAFFALFLNPAGTQERKIILGGKAGWPELSVQDGIVSGTGRFGYESRQLDTNGRRLGLDTDMLLDFEGSSVTDRAENYSVDSDSSVISQNAAMGKSGRLFRGTGGIRLRGNSSSVFGKSGTTGPFTIEFWLNPFIAENGEIVFSWRSSRTVAGYPLYQFISASFFNNTLVWTFSNVFDGYTKNDGAVTLSGYKAVVPEKWSHHSISYNDENGCLEYWVDGSLESLVYVTSNGREAGGSVHSMILGVVADIEICPEFTGLADDFNLVRSAVSEDDGSLLCDIYGTEGGRLETMPIMVSKGAALKRVDAVTTVPEQTDILFYVRSGDNFFNWTRSEPEWIAVNPGEEIADVKGLYFQVAAELLPDGAGTKTPSLTQLELTFDEVPSPLAPFTVIATPGDGEVTLSWSYSVDNTAGGYYVYYGERPGEYLGRTAAEGRSPIRAGNSSSFTVSGLRNGKIYYFAVASYSKIDDRITGELSKEVFARPQKKTEKSVRQR; this is encoded by the coding sequence ATGCGTGTCAACAATAGTATAAAATATGTTTCAGTAATTATAGCATTTTTTGCGCTGTTTTTAAATCCCGCCGGAACACAGGAACGTAAAATTATTCTTGGCGGTAAAGCCGGCTGGCCCGAACTTTCCGTGCAGGATGGAATTGTTTCGGGAACAGGGCGCTTTGGTTACGAAAGCAGGCAGCTTGACACAAACGGCCGGCGGCTTGGTCTGGACACAGACATGCTTCTGGACTTCGAGGGCAGCAGTGTAACTGACCGTGCAGAAAACTACAGCGTGGACTCGGACTCTTCTGTCATTTCACAGAATGCGGCTATGGGAAAGAGCGGCCGTCTATTCCGAGGTACAGGCGGAATCCGTCTTCGCGGCAACAGCAGTTCAGTCTTCGGAAAAAGCGGAACAACAGGTCCTTTCACGATTGAATTCTGGCTCAATCCTTTTATTGCAGAAAACGGTGAAATTGTTTTTTCGTGGCGTTCTTCAAGAACAGTTGCAGGTTATCCTCTTTACCAGTTTATTTCTGCTTCGTTTTTTAACAACACTCTTGTATGGACTTTTTCAAATGTTTTTGACGGTTATACAAAAAATGACGGTGCCGTAACACTTTCTGGATATAAAGCTGTAGTTCCCGAAAAATGGTCACATCATTCAATAAGCTACAATGACGAAAACGGCTGCCTCGAATACTGGGTGGACGGTTCTCTTGAATCCCTTGTTTATGTAACATCAAACGGGCGTGAAGCAGGCGGTTCCGTTCATTCAATGATACTCGGTGTTGTGGCAGACATTGAAATATGCCCCGAATTTACAGGCCTCGCAGATGACTTTAACCTTGTGCGCTCTGCCGTTTCTGAAGACGACGGAAGTCTTCTCTGCGACATCTACGGAACCGAAGGCGGCCGTCTTGAAACAATGCCTATAATGGTTTCAAAGGGTGCAGCATTAAAAAGAGTAGACGCGGTAACAACCGTTCCAGAACAGACAGACATTCTTTTTTATGTAAGAAGCGGGGACAATTTTTTTAACTGGACACGGAGCGAGCCTGAATGGATTGCAGTAAATCCGGGCGAAGAAATTGCTGATGTAAAGGGATTGTATTTTCAGGTGGCTGCAGAACTTCTTCCAGACGGAGCCGGAACAAAAACGCCGTCACTTACCCAGCTTGAACTCACATTTGACGAGGTGCCTTCTCCGCTTGCGCCGTTTACGGTAATTGCAACTCCGGGTGACGGTGAAGTAACACTCAGCTGGTCGTATTCCGTAGACAACACTGCGGGCGGATATTACGTATATTACGGGGAGCGTCCGGGGGAATACCTTGGCAGAACTGCAGCAGAAGGCCGCTCACCAATCAGGGCAGGAAACAGTTCGTCCTTTACCGTAAGCGGTCTTAGGAACGGAAAGATATATTATTTTGCGGTTGCATCTTATTCAAAAATTGACGACAGAATAACAGGGGAACTTTCAAAAGAAGTGTTTGCCCGGCCGCAGAAAAAAACAGAAAAATCAGTCAGACAGAGGTAA
- a CDS encoding AraC family transcriptional regulator yields MNYFHFSHVDKTVPSVCGCAMLNPGWSHMSRTLENDTVLIIGKKNRASITCCGLELEVKPGRMILLPAGEFHFGTRKIQSPASYYWFHFCQCENVSGQKRFYAPHLMEEKEALTILSSPAIAYERLCDSIILPQSLDLKNTSSVTRMCSDILCEYQKPSFSSLVYRIKLINLLLELSGECFNEEQPFQKSGGTPSIVRQLIVMMEDELSNADASVKFFADRMNVNADYLGRIFKNAMHIPVGQYIARRRVELACIRLRESSDRIDDIFVQCGFGSRRQFYEEFTRITGKTPRLYRDECAFMGINSL; encoded by the coding sequence ATGAATTACTTTCATTTTTCGCATGTGGACAAAACTGTTCCGTCTGTGTGCGGCTGTGCAATGCTTAACCCCGGCTGGTCCCACATGAGCCGCACTCTTGAAAACGATACCGTACTCATTATCGGAAAGAAAAACCGTGCTTCAATTACCTGCTGCGGACTTGAACTCGAAGTAAAACCCGGTCGCATGATTCTTCTTCCTGCCGGAGAGTTTCATTTTGGAACGCGTAAGATTCAGTCTCCTGCATCTTATTACTGGTTTCATTTCTGCCAGTGTGAAAATGTAAGCGGACAAAAGCGTTTTTATGCGCCCCACCTTATGGAAGAAAAAGAAGCACTTACAATTCTGAGCAGTCCTGCCATTGCCTATGAAAGACTTTGTGATTCAATAATTCTTCCGCAGAGCCTGGACCTTAAAAATACTTCTTCTGTAACGCGCATGTGTTCGGACATTCTTTGCGAATATCAGAAGCCTTCTTTTTCTTCACTTGTGTACCGCATTAAACTGATTAATCTTCTTCTTGAACTGAGTGGCGAGTGTTTCAATGAGGAACAGCCCTTCCAGAAATCCGGCGGAACCCCGTCTATTGTAAGACAGCTTATTGTAATGATGGAAGATGAACTTTCAAATGCAGATGCATCAGTTAAATTTTTTGCAGACAGAATGAATGTCAATGCAGACTATCTTGGGCGCATCTTCAAGAACGCGATGCATATTCCGGTCGGGCAGTATATTGCAAGAAGAAGGGTTGAACTTGCCTGTATAAGACTGCGCGAAAGTTCCGACAGAATTGATGATATTTTTGTCCAGTGCGGTTTTGGTTCACGCCGCCAGTTCTATGAAGAATTTACGCGCATTACAGGAAAGACACCGCGCCTTTACCGCGATGAATGTGCCTTTATGGGAATCAATTCTCTGTAG
- a CDS encoding M24 family metallopeptidase — MKTKFDSIIEGADFEKIYSERRNKVFSFMAEHNIGAAVFSDFEEKRDPAVRYLCGHPGDALLVLAEDKTATLVPWDINLAEQKAHADEICAYSDYGRNYANAIKAVLAKHCGDRKTKVCIPPETSHISFLKLSAELPDTQFVCSENSVHDFVIKMRAVKDAYEIACTKKACAITDVMTDIIEENVRSGKFSKETDVALYIERALREMGCEKTSFDTLAAGPERSFAIHAFPGYTAGRWGTEGLSILDYGVCFEGYASDCTITVARGKLSEGQNELLSLVEKAAAECLKLYSPGKPILDAALKAKEIFAEKGREMPHSLGHGTGLEIHEHPYVSLRADSKETFVSGNIVTLEPGLYDPSLGGTRLENDILICDDGNECLTSSRIIRI, encoded by the coding sequence ATGAAAACTAAATTTGATTCGATAATTGAAGGCGCAGATTTTGAAAAAATATACAGCGAAAGAAGAAACAAAGTTTTCTCTTTTATGGCTGAACACAATATCGGCGCGGCAGTATTCAGCGACTTTGAAGAAAAACGAGACCCGGCGGTAAGATATCTTTGCGGACATCCGGGAGACGCACTTCTTGTTCTGGCAGAAGACAAAACCGCAACACTTGTTCCGTGGGACATAAACCTTGCAGAACAAAAGGCCCATGCAGATGAAATATGCGCTTATTCAGACTACGGGCGCAATTATGCAAATGCTATAAAAGCGGTTCTTGCAAAACACTGCGGCGACAGAAAAACAAAAGTCTGCATTCCGCCGGAAACAAGCCACATAAGTTTTCTTAAACTTTCTGCAGAACTTCCTGATACCCAGTTTGTATGTTCTGAAAATTCTGTCCACGACTTTGTAATAAAAATGCGCGCAGTAAAAGATGCATACGAAATTGCATGTACAAAAAAAGCATGCGCAATTACCGATGTAATGACAGATATAATAGAAGAAAATGTGCGGTCAGGAAAATTTTCTAAAGAAACAGATGTTGCACTTTACATTGAGCGCGCGCTGAGGGAAATGGGTTGTGAAAAAACCAGCTTTGACACGCTTGCAGCCGGTCCTGAAAGAAGTTTTGCAATACATGCTTTTCCGGGATACACTGCCGGCAGATGGGGAACTGAAGGTCTTTCTATACTTGACTATGGCGTTTGTTTTGAAGGCTACGCAAGTGACTGCACTATCACTGTGGCAAGGGGAAAACTTTCTGAAGGCCAGAATGAACTTCTTTCCCTTGTAGAAAAAGCCGCAGCTGAATGCTTAAAACTGTACAGCCCCGGAAAGCCGATTCTAGATGCCGCACTTAAGGCAAAAGAAATTTTTGCAGAAAAAGGAAGGGAAATGCCGCACAGTCTTGGCCACGGAACAGGACTTGAAATTCACGAACATCCTTACGTAAGTCTCAGGGCAGATTCTAAAGAAACATTTGTTTCAGGAAACATTGTCACCCTTGAACCGGGACTTTACGATCCTTCACTTGGCGGAACAAGACTTGAAAATGATATTCTGATTTGCGACGATGGAAACGAATGTCTCACATCGTCGCGTATTATCAGAATTTAA
- a CDS encoding tetratricopeptide repeat protein produces the protein MDVLKSQNGIILERAESAVLSRDYDLAARLYKGLLRTDPQNKDLLVKLGNIYVKSGDDKSALPYFKEIVRTDPENISALNNLGAIYRRLGMYDESIAVLEQAVIADESNMQVFYNLGFTYKLMGRYDDALQCFNTVVEANPDDVLAYNHIGSIYALKNQNKEAVLSYQRGLKIDPNHPVLHLNLAESYQKLGEYERASVEYESALRAKPGWLDAIDGYADLLLKRNKTKAAGDIVRHAIIIDPQNSSMHTKLGDVLRKQSEYDGAESEYNEALRIDPDNTKAMSGLADTFESTERADEAVAEMEKVETLRPEDKNMLRRFSRILLTANRLNAASQKIKKLWDENPKDLHALNLLGQYYICKGEDSKALGCFKKIHAINPAATEFYRDGGKRYSQTGNYSKAEEFLQKFLNQNPEDFEGNRMLAETYEKSGRLSDALAIYRKLDVLDGDNLAAKQGTDRVSAKILGTAAPVAAKPADDFEFDEFSSADEDINPDFDSPVETEAVGDDTIPEAEFPDIEEDTLEPLSKEEENADVFEKDLDEEDEAFEPQENDSMEDLARDDSDPDDFFSDNPFAYSADNASSPKEEEMETQFLPEEIETEDEKKSAVPECAPQPVAEPKPEPKPSALQLKDEDIPAANFEDEEESEEVPEAQFIEEEAPVEEETSESVPQCEEEILPEPAELPEYEDDDFTEEEVSEDTLAEKPQTCAAEVQPAAPNLIPQDLIDETARTFESLAEAMTDELIAQKFGLAASLFKKLRALIEYLPAEQKDEFLQSNTRLQLDYIISRLSGRRGLLAAADILRKKNKISETEGSVTDSGRALLVSVLGNSLKLVRNLPDRNMAGALSEKIEDILERLR, from the coding sequence ATGGATGTACTAAAATCACAGAACGGAATCATTTTGGAGCGGGCTGAATCAGCTGTTCTTTCCAGGGACTATGACCTTGCTGCAAGACTGTACAAGGGGCTTTTAAGAACTGACCCGCAGAACAAGGACCTTCTTGTAAAACTGGGAAACATATACGTAAAAAGCGGTGACGACAAAAGTGCCCTTCCTTATTTCAAGGAAATTGTGCGGACCGATCCCGAAAATATTTCAGCTCTCAATAACCTCGGTGCAATTTACAGAAGGCTCGGAATGTACGATGAGTCAATTGCGGTTTTGGAACAGGCCGTTATTGCAGACGAGTCAAATATGCAGGTTTTCTACAATCTGGGCTTTACGTACAAACTCATGGGTCGTTACGATGATGCGCTCCAGTGTTTCAATACTGTAGTTGAGGCCAATCCTGATGATGTACTTGCATACAATCACATCGGTTCAATTTATGCGCTCAAAAACCAGAATAAAGAGGCAGTTCTTTCCTATCAGCGCGGTTTGAAGATAGACCCCAACCATCCTGTACTTCACCTGAATCTTGCAGAAAGCTATCAAAAACTTGGGGAATATGAAAGGGCTTCAGTTGAATATGAATCGGCGCTCAGGGCAAAACCGGGCTGGCTTGATGCAATAGACGGATACGCCGATCTTCTTCTCAAGCGCAACAAAACAAAGGCTGCAGGCGACATTGTAAGGCATGCAATAATCATAGACCCGCAGAATTCTTCCATGCACACAAAACTCGGCGATGTACTCAGAAAGCAGAGTGAATATGACGGTGCCGAATCAGAATACAACGAAGCGCTCAGAATTGATCCCGATAACACAAAGGCAATGTCAGGACTTGCAGATACTTTTGAAAGTACGGAGCGCGCAGATGAAGCCGTCGCCGAAATGGAAAAAGTAGAGACGCTGCGTCCCGAAGACAAAAATATGCTGCGCCGTTTTTCACGCATACTTCTTACGGCAAACAGACTGAATGCAGCCAGCCAGAAAATAAAAAAACTGTGGGATGAAAATCCAAAAGATCTGCATGCTCTCAATCTTCTTGGCCAGTACTATATATGTAAGGGTGAAGACTCAAAGGCACTCGGCTGCTTTAAAAAAATCCATGCAATAAATCCTGCCGCCACTGAATTTTACCGCGACGGTGGAAAGCGTTACAGTCAGACAGGCAACTATTCAAAGGCAGAAGAATTCCTTCAGAAATTTTTGAACCAGAATCCCGAAGACTTTGAAGGAAACAGAATGCTCGCCGAGACATACGAAAAGTCCGGCCGGTTAAGTGATGCGCTCGCAATTTACAGAAAACTCGATGTGCTTGACGGTGACAATCTTGCAGCAAAGCAGGGAACAGACCGCGTAAGTGCAAAGATTCTGGGAACGGCCGCACCTGTTGCAGCAAAACCTGCAGACGACTTTGAGTTTGACGAATTCTCTTCTGCAGATGAAGACATAAACCCAGACTTTGACTCTCCCGTAGAAACAGAAGCCGTCGGTGATGACACAATTCCCGAAGCAGAATTTCCTGACATTGAAGAAGATACTCTTGAGCCTCTTTCAAAAGAAGAAGAAAATGCAGATGTATTTGAAAAAGATTTGGATGAAGAAGACGAAGCATTTGAACCGCAGGAAAATGATTCAATGGAAGATCTTGCCCGCGATGATTCAGACCCGGATGATTTTTTCAGCGACAATCCGTTTGCATATTCAGCTGATAATGCTTCAAGCCCCAAAGAAGAAGAAATGGAAACTCAGTTTTTGCCCGAAGAAATCGAAACCGAAGACGAAAAGAAAAGTGCAGTTCCTGAATGCGCACCGCAACCAGTGGCTGAACCCAAACCCGAACCAAAACCTTCTGCACTGCAACTGAAAGACGAAGATATTCCTGCGGCCAACTTTGAAGATGAAGAAGAAAGCGAAGAAGTTCCCGAAGCCCAATTCATTGAAGAAGAAGCCCCCGTCGAAGAAGAGACGTCTGAAAGTGTGCCGCAGTGTGAAGAAGAAATTCTTCCCGAACCTGCAGAACTTCCCGAATACGAAGACGATGACTTTACAGAAGAAGAAGTGTCAGAAGACACTCTGGCAGAAAAACCGCAGACTTGTGCCGCAGAAGTGCAGCCGGCCGCGCCAAATCTTATTCCGCAGGATCTTATAGATGAGACCGCGCGCACATTTGAAAGTCTTGCAGAAGCGATGACCGACGAACTCATAGCGCAGAAATTTGGACTTGCCGCAAGCCTCTTTAAAAAATTGCGCGCTCTTATCGAGTATCTGCCGGCAGAACAGAAAGATGAGTTTTTGCAGAGCAATACAAGACTTCAGCTCGACTACATTATATCCCGTCTGTCAGGGCGGCGCGGCCTTCTTGCGGCCGCAGATATTCTCAGAAAGAAAAATAAAATTTCAGAAACAGAAGGCAGCGTAACAGACAGCGGCCGTGCGCTCCTTGTTTCTGTTCTTGGCAATTCACTTAAACTCGTAAGAAACCTTCCCGACCGCAACATGGCCGGAGCGCTTTCAGAAAAGATAGAAGATATTCTTGAAAGGCTCCGTTAA
- the uvrC gene encoding excinuclease ABC subunit UvrC, whose protein sequence is MSNSGNSDSKNKLPFYETLHNTALRAPSQSGVYMWRNPSGTVIYVGKAKNLRNRLSSYFSGNKDIKTRLLIANAASIEYTTTGNEYEAFLLENNLIKKYSPRYNICLKDGKSYPSLKLTREKFPRLIKTRNIVKDGSVYFGPYPDSNALETFLETLYEIYPLRHCRKMSAASPCMYYHIGRCLAPCKDKGCEPTYIEYIEEIQSLLEGKGEETSKKIEAEMKKAAQDMNFEKAARLRDGLKALSIMQNQNIVEGFDSDDRDYIAYWREGELISFTVMQMRGGKLLGRDNYRTSSLNEDSELCAEFMGAYYTDKNEIPPKIYVTENDITENICRWMEEKYGTLIQIISVPEAAENTAEDMENTTKERGQSGTGLALHRAALNMAKENAHEDIIRLMRERGDFPAMRELQEILELPKLPVRIEGFDIAHIGGKFPVASLISFLNGNPDKKNYRYFRLKTTDGIIDDFASMREAASRRYTRLVNEGKELPDLILIDGGIGQVNAVHGIISALGLEIPIAGLAKRDEEIYRPGKSEPVCLPKRSDALRLLQRVRDETHRFATSRNQQLRTKENTVTPFLKLPHIGKERDKILMKTFGTLKKLALSDEAQVAQSLHVRADIASDILMHAKILFEEQEKKKQEERMSLGLPGTTKEKAARYKLNSDLASAALEVASSEKETFSTEN, encoded by the coding sequence ATGAGTAACTCCGGTAATTCCGATTCAAAAAACAAACTCCCCTTTTACGAGACGCTGCACAATACTGCACTCAGAGCTCCTTCACAAAGCGGTGTCTATATGTGGCGCAATCCGTCGGGAACAGTCATCTATGTAGGCAAGGCAAAAAACCTCAGAAACCGGCTTTCATCCTACTTTAGCGGAAATAAGGACATAAAGACTCGTCTTCTTATAGCAAACGCCGCCAGCATAGAATACACAACGACAGGCAATGAATACGAAGCTTTTCTTCTTGAAAACAACCTCATAAAAAAGTACAGCCCGCGTTACAACATTTGTCTTAAGGACGGAAAATCCTACCCGTCGCTCAAGCTTACCAGAGAAAAATTCCCGCGGCTCATAAAGACACGGAACATTGTAAAGGACGGTTCGGTTTACTTTGGACCCTACCCCGATTCCAATGCTCTTGAAACTTTTCTGGAAACGCTGTACGAGATATACCCGCTCAGGCACTGCCGAAAAATGAGCGCCGCCTCGCCGTGCATGTACTATCACATCGGAAGATGTCTGGCACCGTGCAAAGATAAAGGCTGCGAACCCACCTATATAGAATATATCGAAGAAATACAGTCCCTACTTGAGGGCAAAGGCGAAGAAACATCAAAAAAAATTGAAGCCGAAATGAAAAAAGCCGCGCAGGACATGAACTTTGAAAAGGCAGCACGGCTCAGGGACGGACTCAAAGCGCTTAGCATAATGCAGAACCAGAATATTGTAGAAGGCTTTGACTCTGATGACCGCGACTACATAGCATACTGGCGCGAAGGGGAACTCATTTCGTTTACAGTCATGCAGATGCGCGGCGGAAAACTTCTGGGGCGCGACAACTACAGAACGTCCAGTCTTAATGAAGATTCAGAACTCTGTGCTGAATTCATGGGCGCATACTATACTGACAAAAATGAAATTCCGCCAAAGATTTATGTTACCGAAAATGACATTACAGAAAACATCTGCCGCTGGATGGAAGAAAAATACGGAACGCTCATACAGATAATTTCTGTTCCCGAAGCAGCAGAAAACACTGCGGAAGATATGGAAAATACTACAAAGGAACGCGGCCAAAGCGGAACAGGACTTGCACTTCACCGGGCTGCACTGAATATGGCAAAAGAAAATGCACACGAAGATATAATCCGCCTTATGAGGGAACGCGGTGACTTTCCTGCAATGCGGGAACTTCAGGAAATACTTGAACTGCCAAAACTTCCGGTGCGCATAGAAGGTTTTGATATAGCACACATAGGCGGAAAATTTCCTGTCGCAAGTTTAATCAGTTTTCTGAACGGAAACCCGGACAAAAAAAATTACAGATATTTCAGACTCAAAACTACAGACGGAATAATTGACGACTTTGCTTCAATGCGCGAGGCTGCGTCCAGAAGATACACGCGCCTTGTAAACGAAGGGAAGGAACTGCCAGACCTTATTTTAATAGACGGCGGTATAGGCCAGGTAAATGCCGTACACGGAATAATTTCTGCGCTCGGACTTGAAATACCGATAGCGGGTCTTGCAAAACGTGATGAAGAAATTTACCGTCCCGGAAAAAGCGAACCGGTCTGTCTTCCCAAAAGAAGTGATGCTCTCAGGCTTCTGCAGCGTGTGCGCGACGAAACACACCGCTTTGCAACAAGCCGCAACCAGCAGCTCAGAACAAAAGAAAATACAGTAACGCCGTTCCTTAAACTTCCGCACATCGGAAAAGAACGCGATAAAATTCTTATGAAAACTTTCGGTACGCTCAAAAAACTTGCACTTTCTGATGAAGCACAGGTTGCACAGTCCCTTCACGTAAGGGCAGACATTGCAAGCGATATTCTGATGCATGCAAAAATTCTTTTTGAAGAACAGGAAAAAAAGAAACAAGAAGAACGCATGTCGCTGGGGCTTCCCGGAACAACAAAGGAAAAAGCTGCACGCTACAAACTGAATTCAGATCTGGCTTCGGCAGCACTCGAAGTTGCTTCATCCGAAAAGGAGACTTTTTCTACAGAGAATTGA